One Helianthus annuus cultivar XRQ/B chromosome 7, HanXRQr2.0-SUNRISE, whole genome shotgun sequence genomic region harbors:
- the LOC110868245 gene encoding secretory carrier-associated membrane protein 4 encodes MSRSEDANPFAAEDVNPFSNANANAAPGSKSRIPQMVATTLGFGQKHDATVDIPLDSDPKKKATELSNWESDLKRRENDIKRREQAVAGAAIPEDDRNWPPFFPIIHHDIANEIPVHAQKLQYLAFASWLGLVLCLTFNVIAVIVCWIKGGGVKIFFLAVIYELLGVPLSYVLWYRPLYRAMRTDSAMKFGWFFMFYLLHLGFCIFAAIAPPIVFHGKSLTGILAAIDVFSDHALAGIFYLVGFGLFCLESLLSFWVLQKVYMYFRGNK; translated from the exons ATGAGTCGCTCTGAAGATGCGAATCCATTTGCTGCTGAAGACGTCAATCCATTTTCG AATGCAAATGCAAATGCTGCCCCTGGATCAAAATCCCGTATCCCTCAGATGGTTGCTACTACTCTAGGTTTTGGTCAAAAGCATGATGCAACTGTTGACATACCATTGGATTCA GACCCAAAGAAAAAAGCAACAGAACTTTCAAACTGGGAATCTGACTTGAAGAGACGAGAAAAT GACATCAAACGAAGAGAACAAGCTGTTGCTGGCG CGGCCATCCCTGAGGATGATAGAAACTGGCCTCCATTTTTTCCAATAATTCATCATGATATAGCCAATGAGATTCCAGTCCATGCTCAAAAGTTGCAGTATTTGGCTTTTGCAAGCTGGTTAG GTCTAGTTCTGTGCCTTACATTTAACGTGATAGCAGTGATTGTGTGTTGGATCAAAGGCGGTG GCGTCAAGATCTTTTTCCTTGCAGTAATCTATGAACTTCTTGGAGTACCCCTTTCCTATGTATTATGGTACAGGCCACTGTATCGTGCAATGAG GACTGACAGTGCTATGAAATTTGGTTGGTTTTTCATGTTCTACCTG CTCCATCTTGGGTTTTGTATATTTGCTGCTATTGCTCCTCCAATAGTCTTCCACGGGAAGTCTTTAAC GGGCATCCTAGCTGCGATTGATGTCTTTTCTGACCATGCACTAGCGGGG ATCTTCTATCTGGTTGGATTTGGATTATTTTGCTTAGAATCACTATTAAGCTTCTGGGTGCTTCAG AAAGTTTACATGTATTTTCGTGGGAACAAGTGA